Proteins from a single region of Calliphora vicina unplaced genomic scaffold, idCalVici1.1 scaffold_15, whole genome shotgun sequence:
- the LOC135963020 gene encoding myb-like protein P, producing the protein MSETDISDSNSESEIKGQQENYLSIETTDNINNFDMASIEEKTKFISMCSSIIRENYNGNPLTLNSFIDKINLIEEITAPNLNTCLISFIKSKLDGKAREVLPNQIISTDQIKDILKNRIKPDSSIVVAGRIAALNIKQNNYTDFAKNVEDLADALERSLVIEGITREKAHEMAIDQTISVCRANAKSDMVKAILASTTFKEPKDVVAKLIIEDSNTENHSQVLSMRYNGNRYNFSHRNQPPMNRFTRRNNYNNRFNNNNYNGQRNYEPANNYNNRSNNNNNNSQRNYTPTNNYNNNRGRYNNRSNQAQNASIRTLNSEVPQQDELREEEI; encoded by the coding sequence ATGTCTGAAACAGACATAAGTGATAGCAATTCTGAATCTGAAATTAAGGGACAACAGGAAAATTATTTATCAATTGAGACTACTGacaatataaataactttgatatggcttcaatagaagaaaaaactaaatttatctcAATGTGCTCAAGCATTATACGTGAAAATTACAATGGAAACCCACTTACATTAAATTCTTTTATAgacaaaattaacttaattgAGGAAATTACAGCTCCAAACTTAAACACATGTCTCATTTCATTCATAAAATCTAAATTGGATGGCAAGGCTAGGGAAGTTTTACCAAATCAGATAATTAGCACCGATCAGATTAAAGATATactaaaaaatagaataaaaccCGATAGTTCCATAGTAGTAGCTGGTAGAATTGcagcattaaatattaaacaaaacaattatacaGATTTCGCAAAAAACGTTGAAGATTTGGCAGATGCCTTAGAACGTTCACTCGTGATAGAAGGAATAACAAGGGAAAAGGCACATGAAATGGCAATAGACCAAACAATCAGTGTTTGTAGAGCTAATGCAAAGTCAGACATGGTTAAAGCAATATTGGCATCAACTACTTTCAAAGAACCTAAAGATGTAGTGGCGAAATTGATTATAGAAGATTCTAATACTGAAAACCACAGCCAGGTTTTGTCAATGCGCTATAACGGAAATAGGTATAATTTCAGTCACCGTAACCAACCGCCAATGAATAGATTTACCAGACGCAACAACTATAACAATAGAttcaacaataacaactacaatGGTCAGAGGAACTATGAACCTGCCAACAATTATAATAATAGatcaaataataacaacaataacagtcAGAGAAACTATACGCCTACGaataattataacaataatAGAGGAAGGTATAACAATAGGTCAAATCAGGCACAGAATGCATCCATTAGGACTTTAAACTCCGAAGTCCCTCAGCAGGACGAGTTGAGGGAGgaggaaatttaa